In Glycine max cultivar Williams 82 chromosome 7, Glycine_max_v4.0, whole genome shotgun sequence, a single window of DNA contains:
- the LOC100789047 gene encoding mechanosensitive ion channel protein 1, mitochondrial, which translates to MAAVRSSSVRRLGSTIQGSFNMELVQHCHYHHSMCMNLARLPSDSLSHPYYKRELQFAKNRFSNLASESLGSSHHFGTRASVSVKPTFSGYCFRSALPFASMSHVLNHRMYSSSVGDKGSRDGGTEVSAGSGATDINTTGDSVVGGDWAERIKDAWKSVAEAASYAGGKVKETSDDLTPFAQQLLDSHPYLDKVVIPVAGTLTATILAWFLLPRILRKFHKYATQGPVSLLPASVSVEPVPYEKSFWGAMEDPVRYLVTFIAFSQIGVMVAPTTITSQYLAPLWRGAVIVSFVWFLHRWKTNIFARTLSSQSLLGLDKEKVLALDKISSIGLFVIGIMALAEACGVAVQSVVTVGGIGGVATAFAAKDILGNVFSGLSMQFSKPFSIGDTIKAGSIEGQVVEMGLTSTSLLSSEKFPVIVPNSFFSSQVIVNKSRAEYLAIITKIPLQTEDLSKIPPISDDVKSMLRSNAKVFLGKDVPYCFLSRIESSYAELTLGYNLKHMRKDELYSAEQDILLQAVQIIKNHGVALGSTWQDTSSK; encoded by the exons ATGGCAGCTGTTAGGTCTTCCTCTGTAAGAAGGTTAGGAAGCACAATTCAGGGTTCTTTTAATATGGAATTAGTTCAACACTGTCACTATCACCATAGTATGTGTATGAATCTTGCAAGGTTGCCAAGTGATTCACTGAGTCATCCTTATTACAAAAGAGAGCTACAGTTTGCTAAGAATCGGTTTAGTAATTTGGCCTCTGAATCCCTTGGAAGTAGTCATCACTTTGGCACTAGAGCCAGTGTATCGGTAAAACCAACATTCTCTGGTTATTGTTTTCGTAGTGCCCTTCCTTTTGCTTCCATGAGCCACGTGTTGAATCATCGAATGTATTCGTCGTCAGTAGGTGACAAAGGAAGTAGAGATGGTGGTACAGAAGTTTCTGCTGGTTCTGGTGCAACTGATATTAATACCACTGGTGATTCTGTTGTTGGGGGTGATTGGGCTGAGAGGATTAAAGATGCCTGGAAGAGTGTGGCAGAGGCAGCATCATATGCAGGGGGTAAGGTCAAAGAAACTTCTGATGATCTCACTCCATTTGCTCAACAGTTGCTTGATTCACACCCATATCTTGATAAGGTGGTTATTCCAGTTGCTGGTACTTTAACTGCTACCATATTAGCTTGGTTCTTGCTGCCTAGGATTTTGAGGAAATTTCACAAATATGCAACGCAAGGTCCTGTTTCTCTATTGCCAGCAAGCGTGTCTGTGGAGCCAGTTCcttatgagaaaagcttttggGGTGCTATGGAGGATCCAGTGCGATATTTAGTTACCTTCATTGCATTCTCACAAAT TGGTGTTATGGTGGCTCCAACAACTATAACCTCACAATATCTTGCACCTCTTTGGAGGGGTGCAGTGATAGTTTCATTTGTATGGTTTTTGCATAGAtggaaaacaaatatttttgcaCGGACGTTGTCCAGTCAAAGTTTACTTGGGCTTGATAAGGAGAAAGTGCTTGCTCTAGACAAAATCTCATCTATTGGTCTATTTGTGATTGGTATAATGGCTTTGGCTGAGGCTTGTGGTGTGGCCGTGCAATCTGTTGTGACCGTTGGTGGTATAGGAG GTGTGGCTACTGCTTTTGCTGCCAAGGACATTCTTGGCAATGTGTTCAGTGGTTTATCTATGCAGTTTTCAAAGCCCTTTTCAATTGGAGATACAATAAAA GCTGGCTCAATAGAGGGTCAAGTGGTGGAAATGGGTCTTACTTCCACATCATTGCTGAGTTCGGAGAAGTTCCCAGTCATTGTgccaaactcatttttttctagTCAG GTTATTGTGAACAAGTCCCGTGCTGAATATCTTGCCATTATTACCAAAATTCCACTGCAAACTGAGGATTTAAGTAAGATTCCCCCGATATCAGATGATGTGAAAAGCATGCTCAGATCAAATGCAAAGGTTTTCTTAGGGAAAGATGTTCCCTACTGTTTCTTATCCCGTATAGAAAGTTCATATGCAGAATTGACTCTTGGATACAACCTCAAACATATG CGCAAAGATGAATTATACTCCGCAGAACAAGATATTCTCCTACAGGCAGTTCAAATCATTAAGAATCATGGGGTTGCTCTTGGCAGCACATGGCAAGACACGTCTTCTAAATGA